From Mesotoga sp. BH458_6_3_2_1, one genomic window encodes:
- a CDS encoding ureidoglycolate lyase yields the protein MAVVDVKLEKLSEVSMRDFSTFGRIIGRDEDTEEGKYELHPVDAKAAVENSMIKAYWDLVPFKDNKEDRFSMGMLFVYPKPIGEILNWTEVHYETLEFFFPLGGKQFIFVLAPKSKIPEAEKTRAFLIGPNEGVLLNKGTWHYPPFAIDGPTPVLMPRFGKLGEITGDVTEAYGKKWETPVGNRYFKGQLHALKTDYYGEGYGGEYKIRIIL from the coding sequence ATTTCAGTACCTTTGGCAGAATCATTGGTAGAGATGAAGACACGGAAGAAGGCAAGTATGAGTTGCATCCCGTGGACGCAAAAGCCGCAGTCGAAAATAGCATGATCAAGGCTTACTGGGATCTAGTTCCTTTCAAGGACAACAAAGAAGACCGATTCTCAATGGGAATGCTTTTCGTTTATCCAAAGCCAATAGGGGAAATCCTTAACTGGACAGAAGTTCATTATGAAACTCTTGAGTTCTTTTTCCCTCTGGGTGGAAAACAGTTCATATTCGTTCTTGCGCCGAAATCGAAGATCCCCGAAGCCGAAAAGACCAGAGCCTTCCTTATAGGACCGAATGAAGGAGTCCTTCTGAACAAAGGGACATGGCATTACCCGCCTTTCGCAATTGATGGTCCTACCCCCGTTTTGATGCCTCGCTTTGGAAAACTTGGAGAAATCACGGGCGACGTAACCGAGGCCTATGGAAAGAAATGGGAGACTCCCGTTGGAAACCGTTATTTCAAAGGACAACTGCACGCATTGAAGACCGATTACTACGGCGAAGGTTACGGAGGCGAATACAAGATAAGAATCATTCTTTGA
- a CDS encoding sugar ABC transporter substrate-binding protein, giving the protein MVQVKKLSVLLIVVIALFGVTALSTETMVCTYSQMANDFFLTFDKGAREAVEALGNMYIAASDDRSPEKFLFQIESFAAAGVKMIFGYSPTIESVIQASNFVNREKVYYANILEIADWWTPLDAGPYYGQFIGPDAYVDGYLGGLEMGRLLNGEGETCILWGFPGSKAGNDRARGYKSALMENFPNITVIGEEYADFIRDKGYSVTKDWIAKFGDRIDGIFGTATSMNVGAAIACEEAGLDHVFQVTTDANKSNLVDIQDGSLDVVAGIYGFWMAGRQAVTVYDMKNGWKPTIPETMMSTMQTFITPENVDWYIETFGQEGPYDYDWKMMSRTLHPNDWDPQGLLVPIYPERFTNWIYLDKPRGYEVPKEYKDAMESGLYQEIYELYLDKFTAAWVVPPFESSPYNYVFVANNLEEGLRADIVKRMENDVLVHEVIDVPYRFDIPGFGEGCNN; this is encoded by the coding sequence ATGGTACAGGTGAAAAAGCTCAGTGTTCTGTTAATTGTTGTTATTGCTTTGTTTGGTGTTACTGCACTTTCAACGGAAACAATGGTATGCACGTATTCACAGATGGCAAACGACTTCTTCCTTACCTTTGACAAAGGCGCAAGGGAGGCTGTCGAGGCTCTTGGAAACATGTACATAGCAGCCAGCGACGACAGGAGCCCCGAAAAGTTCCTGTTCCAAATCGAGTCTTTCGCTGCCGCCGGTGTCAAGATGATATTTGGTTACTCCCCAACAATCGAATCTGTTATTCAGGCATCGAACTTCGTTAACAGAGAGAAAGTCTATTACGCAAACATTCTCGAGATAGCCGACTGGTGGACTCCGCTGGATGCAGGCCCATACTACGGTCAATTCATTGGACCTGACGCTTATGTCGATGGTTATCTTGGCGGACTAGAAATGGGCAGACTTCTCAACGGAGAAGGCGAGACCTGCATTCTCTGGGGATTCCCCGGTTCCAAAGCAGGTAACGACAGAGCAAGAGGTTACAAATCCGCTCTTATGGAGAACTTCCCGAACATCACGGTTATCGGTGAGGAATATGCAGACTTCATAAGAGACAAGGGATACTCTGTTACCAAAGACTGGATCGCAAAGTTCGGTGACAGGATAGACGGTATTTTTGGCACTGCGACAAGCATGAATGTTGGCGCGGCAATTGCCTGTGAAGAGGCCGGATTGGACCATGTTTTCCAGGTCACAACCGACGCTAACAAGTCCAACCTCGTCGATATCCAAGATGGAAGTCTCGACGTTGTCGCTGGAATCTACGGATTCTGGATGGCCGGAAGACAGGCCGTTACTGTATACGACATGAAGAACGGCTGGAAACCAACCATTCCTGAAACGATGATGTCAACTATGCAGACCTTCATTACTCCTGAAAACGTTGACTGGTACATCGAGACTTTCGGACAGGAAGGACCATACGACTACGACTGGAAGATGATGTCAAGAACGCTTCATCCAAACGACTGGGATCCACAGGGTCTTCTCGTTCCGATATACCCAGAGAGATTCACCAACTGGATTTACCTAGACAAGCCCAGGGGTTACGAAGTTCCCAAGGAATACAAGGACGCTATGGAATCCGGTCTTTACCAGGAGATCTACGAGCTTTACCTTGACAAGTTCACCGCTGCATGGGTTGTCCCTCCATTCGAGAGCTCCCCATACAACTACGTATTCGTAGCGAACAACCTGGAAGAGGGTCTCAGAGCAGATATCGTTAAGAGAATGGAAAACGATGTGCTTGTTCATGAAGTGATTGACGTTCCTTACCGCTTTGATATTCCGGGTTTTGGAGAAGGATGTAATAACTAA
- a CDS encoding ABC transporter permease, producing the protein MRNLALKNLLKKGLKTENLIEVLPYFLLAGIFVFFAISYPPFARIRNITGILTVSSVFLLVAAGETFPILMGSIDLSVGAMLSSSAIVAAYFFPQGGLGMIVLAIVVGFLSGLVNGLLVVLLKLPSFIVTLAMMYVYVGIATGLTNGYNISIRNRDFAWISTGQMIEGIPNVIIWSLIVFAVFVFISRKTVVGRYILAIGSNEESVKKMGINTNKYRIIAFMFSGLLVGIASVLLSSLSGNGPVQTWRQISLQYSDSRRCRWNFYHGRFRWFNEDTHRGSSHQYVR; encoded by the coding sequence ATGAGGAATTTGGCTCTCAAAAATCTCTTGAAAAAAGGACTTAAAACAGAGAACCTTATTGAAGTACTTCCTTACTTCTTGCTTGCTGGAATCTTTGTGTTTTTCGCAATCTCATATCCGCCGTTTGCAAGAATAAGGAACATCACAGGCATTCTGACAGTCTCGAGCGTCTTCCTTCTGGTGGCCGCCGGAGAGACTTTTCCCATACTCATGGGGAGCATAGATCTCTCTGTGGGCGCCATGCTTTCATCGTCAGCGATTGTTGCCGCTTACTTCTTTCCTCAGGGTGGATTAGGGATGATAGTTCTTGCGATAGTCGTAGGATTCCTTTCGGGACTGGTTAACGGTCTACTGGTAGTACTTCTGAAACTTCCGTCTTTCATCGTTACACTGGCGATGATGTATGTCTATGTGGGAATAGCTACTGGTCTAACAAATGGTTATAACATATCCATTAGAAACAGGGACTTTGCCTGGATTTCGACGGGACAGATGATTGAAGGCATTCCAAACGTCATTATTTGGTCTCTGATAGTATTTGCAGTTTTCGTATTCATAAGCAGGAAGACAGTAGTGGGAAGATACATTTTGGCAATAGGAAGCAACGAAGAATCCGTGAAGAAAATGGGAATCAACACCAATAAATACAGGATAATCGCGTTTATGTTTTCAGGCTTGTTGGTTGGCATTGCCTCGGTTTTGCTCTCTTCATTATCTGGGAATGGCCCCGTCCAGACTTGGAGACAAATATCTCTTCAATACTCTGATAGCCGTCGTTGTAGGTGGAACTTCTATCATGGGAGGTTCCGGTGGTTTAATGAAGACACTCATAGGGGTTCTTCTCATCAGTATGTTCGATAA
- a CDS encoding ABC transporter permease, which translates to MDNQNRKLKFSLSKLWTPLLLVVLFLIFGLQYPTFLSVKNFNNLLVQMAILLIASMGMSMVVLMGSIDVSVGATITITAVASAMVSSALGGASIVVGMLVGALVGLINGLLATFLKIPTFLSTIAMMGILNGTAVLILKGSPYNVHSESFLAVARGSFLGGISNLITIPIIVVLITIIITKKTVLGRMIYAIGNNEYVCQYSGISVVKIQTFVFMIHGSLVGLAGALDASMLEAACPYCGDTYTLPVIAIVVMGGIPLSGGRGGPIGTVLGAMLVTVLISGLNFMGVTPEFRNVAMGALIIAGALMSNVGRPKIITVK; encoded by the coding sequence ATGGATAATCAAAACAGGAAGCTAAAGTTCTCACTTTCTAAGTTATGGACTCCCTTACTGCTTGTGGTTTTGTTCTTGATATTCGGTTTGCAGTATCCTACGTTCTTGTCCGTAAAGAACTTCAACAACTTGCTCGTACAGATGGCTATTCTGCTGATTGCATCGATGGGCATGTCCATGGTCGTTCTGATGGGAAGCATAGATGTCTCTGTCGGAGCGACGATAACGATTACCGCCGTGGCTTCTGCAATGGTCAGCTCGGCACTGGGTGGAGCATCGATTGTCGTGGGGATGCTAGTGGGGGCTCTGGTAGGTCTGATAAACGGTCTTCTGGCTACTTTCCTCAAAATTCCGACGTTTCTATCTACTATCGCTATGATGGGAATCTTAAATGGAACTGCAGTCTTAATACTTAAAGGTTCTCCTTACAACGTCCATTCAGAATCCTTTTTGGCAGTCGCAAGAGGCAGCTTTCTAGGTGGCATATCGAACTTGATCACTATACCAATCATTGTAGTGCTTATAACCATAATAATAACCAAAAAGACAGTGCTTGGCAGAATGATTTACGCTATTGGCAACAACGAGTATGTATGCCAGTATTCAGGGATCAGTGTTGTAAAGATTCAGACTTTTGTATTCATGATTCATGGTTCGCTCGTAGGGCTAGCCGGTGCTCTTGATGCATCTATGCTTGAAGCCGCTTGCCCATACTGCGGGGATACCTATACCTTGCCAGTGATTGCGATAGTTGTCATGGGTGGCATTCCTCTTAGCGGAGGCCGGGGAGGACCAATCGGCACAGTCCTTGGAGCGATGCTGGTTACCGTTCTGATAAGCGGCTTGAATTTCATGGGCGTTACACCCGAGTTCAGAAATGTCGCCATGGGCGCTCTAATAATTGCCGGTGCGCTCATGTCCAATGTCGGAAGACCAAAGATAATCACCGTTAAGTAA
- a CDS encoding sugar ABC transporter ATP-binding protein: protein MDENIKGNNKILFEIKGIERSYPGVQALKDVTFNINRNDVIGFAGENGAGKSTLLKLIAGVEPPDKGEMFLEGKKYAPQSFREANTLGVSMVFQEQNLVQSLTVYENLFLSHEKRFQVAGTLKKRQMISEAKRYLESFGLDIDPRKEVSRYSFHERQMLEIIRAFVIADMYKVQTPLILLDEPTAALPEKEREILLERVKSFSNKATFVFVSHRLSELMNACNRVLILKDGQLIGEVDPELSEEREIHPLMVGRELSADTYRVEDQKEFNGDEDPVLRVRNLSKKGLYSSVSLEVRRGEILGIGGLIGSGKKFLGETLFGVDEPTEGEIIIDGHPVSKSTIRNMTKLRVGYVPSERKENGIIGLSTVADNLTITRFDEFSSRFGFLNNKKELRLIKEGIEKFRIKATSEDLCFSLSGGNQQKIVLTKWIMKNLDILILDNPTRGIDIGAKEEIYTFIREAANKNLAIILITDDLLELIGLSNRIVIMKDGNISLIVDADKKRKPTEQELVRDMV from the coding sequence ATGGATGAAAACATAAAAGGAAACAACAAAATCCTCTTCGAGATCAAGGGAATTGAAAGAAGCTATCCAGGTGTGCAGGCACTAAAGGACGTTACTTTCAATATCAACAGGAACGATGTTATTGGGTTCGCCGGAGAAAATGGAGCGGGAAAGTCAACTTTGCTTAAGCTGATAGCAGGAGTTGAACCACCCGATAAAGGAGAGATGTTCCTAGAAGGAAAGAAGTATGCTCCTCAAAGCTTCCGGGAGGCCAATACACTCGGAGTCTCGATGGTCTTTCAGGAGCAGAACCTTGTTCAGAGCCTGACTGTTTACGAGAATCTCTTTCTATCACACGAGAAGCGATTCCAGGTTGCCGGTACTCTCAAGAAGAGACAGATGATCTCCGAAGCGAAACGTTACCTGGAGAGTTTTGGGCTCGACATCGACCCCAGAAAGGAAGTTTCCCGATACTCTTTTCACGAGCGTCAGATGCTTGAGATAATCAGAGCGTTTGTTATCGCAGACATGTACAAAGTTCAGACGCCTCTAATACTTCTTGATGAGCCCACCGCGGCGCTCCCTGAAAAGGAGAGAGAGATTCTCCTTGAAAGAGTGAAAAGCTTTTCGAACAAAGCAACATTTGTATTTGTCTCACATCGGCTTTCAGAATTGATGAATGCCTGTAACAGGGTCCTGATTCTCAAAGACGGCCAGCTTATAGGAGAAGTGGACCCCGAGCTCTCGGAAGAGAGAGAGATTCACCCGCTCATGGTCGGAAGAGAGTTGAGCGCCGATACATACAGAGTTGAAGATCAGAAGGAATTCAACGGGGATGAGGACCCTGTTTTGAGAGTAAGAAATCTTTCCAAGAAAGGCCTTTACAGCTCCGTTTCTCTGGAAGTGCGTCGAGGCGAGATACTTGGAATAGGAGGCCTCATAGGCTCTGGAAAGAAATTCCTTGGGGAGACGCTCTTTGGAGTGGACGAACCAACAGAGGGAGAGATAATCATTGACGGACATCCCGTGTCTAAATCAACAATTAGAAACATGACCAAGCTTAGAGTCGGGTATGTGCCTTCGGAGAGAAAGGAAAACGGAATAATCGGACTGTCAACTGTGGCCGACAATCTCACTATTACCAGATTCGACGAGTTCAGCAGTCGCTTTGGCTTCTTGAACAACAAAAAGGAACTCAGACTGATCAAAGAGGGAATAGAGAAATTCCGAATAAAGGCAACAAGCGAAGATCTGTGCTTTTCATTGAGTGGAGGAAACCAACAAAAAATCGTGTTGACCAAGTGGATTATGAAGAATCTCGACATTCTGATTCTCGACAACCCCACCAGAGGCATAGACATCGGAGCTAAAGAGGAGATATACACCTTCATAAGAGAAGCGGCAAATAAGAACCTCGCCATCATCTTAATAACAGACGACTTGCTCGAACTCATTGGATTGAGCAACAGGATAGTCATTATGAAAGATGGAAACATCTCGCTTATCGTTGATGCTGATAAAAAGCGTAAACCAACCGAGCAAGAACTAGTAAGAGATATGGTATAA
- the dhaK gene encoding dihydroxyacetone kinase subunit DhaK, protein MKKLINDPKSVVIEMCQGMVKAFPDNLALNEEFMVISRKNPDKNKVILISGGGSGHEPAHAGFVGKGMLDAAVCGDVFASPSVIQVFNAIKHNHSEQGVLLVIKNYSGDVMNFESAAAMAEDYDIRVDSVCVNDDISIEKKEDRRGVAGTIFVHKIAGALAERGASLRQVKEIAQRVIDNVRTMGIALTSCIVPARGKPTFDLEEDKIEVGVGIHGEAGIFRERLLSAKETADLIIEKILGELSVSKEEEVAVLINGFGGTPLQELFILNNEVASILKDKGIAVAKTLVGSYMTSIDMEGASISVLKLDEQMKRLLSAPCETAAWKETEA, encoded by the coding sequence ATGAAGAAGCTTATCAATGATCCCAAGAGTGTGGTAATCGAAATGTGTCAGGGAATGGTAAAGGCCTTCCCGGATAATCTCGCACTTAACGAGGAATTCATGGTGATTTCAAGAAAGAATCCCGACAAGAACAAGGTCATTCTAATCAGTGGCGGAGGAAGCGGCCATGAACCTGCTCATGCAGGGTTCGTAGGCAAGGGAATGCTTGATGCGGCCGTATGTGGTGATGTCTTTGCTTCACCGTCTGTAATACAGGTTTTCAACGCCATAAAACACAACCATTCGGAGCAAGGGGTTTTGCTGGTTATAAAGAATTATTCTGGAGATGTCATGAACTTCGAAAGCGCTGCTGCAATGGCTGAAGATTACGATATTAGGGTTGATAGCGTTTGTGTAAATGATGATATCTCAATCGAAAAAAAGGAAGACAGACGGGGCGTGGCTGGAACGATCTTCGTTCACAAAATTGCTGGAGCTCTGGCCGAAAGGGGAGCTTCTCTCAGGCAGGTGAAAGAGATCGCCCAAAGAGTTATCGACAATGTTAGAACAATGGGGATTGCACTGACTTCCTGTATAGTCCCAGCAAGGGGAAAACCAACTTTCGACCTTGAAGAGGACAAGATCGAGGTTGGCGTCGGAATTCACGGAGAAGCCGGAATATTTAGAGAGCGATTGCTATCAGCTAAAGAAACTGCCGACCTGATCATTGAAAAAATACTTGGCGAATTATCCGTATCAAAGGAAGAAGAGGTTGCCGTACTGATAAATGGATTCGGTGGAACTCCTCTTCAAGAGCTTTTCATACTTAACAACGAGGTTGCCTCGATTCTTAAGGACAAGGGAATAGCGGTGGCGAAAACTCTAGTTGGAAGTTATATGACGTCCATAGATATGGAGGGTGCGTCAATCTCAGTTCTTAAGCTCGACGAGCAGATGAAGAGACTTCTCTCTGCACCCTGTGAAACCGCTGCCTGGAAGGAAACGGAGGCTTAG
- the dhaL gene encoding dihydroxyacetone kinase subunit DhaL: protein MTVISKDEFIEIVGIAVDSILENEQYFCDLDSVAGDGDFGASLAKGFSEVKSKWKDLEKSNVGTFLRDCSMIIMEKCGGASGPIWGNAFLSASRASKGKESLEIADIAELFQAMVDGVQKVGKAELGDKTLLDALIPFKESLKESAKLNEPIEAAFEKAVTRAEEGAESTKTIVATKGRARYLGGRSIGAYDAGARAVAVILSDIQNRFFNKTK, encoded by the coding sequence ATGACTGTAATCTCGAAAGATGAATTCATAGAAATCGTTGGAATCGCTGTCGACTCTATACTGGAAAACGAACAGTACTTCTGTGATCTCGATTCTGTTGCCGGAGACGGTGATTTTGGAGCTTCTTTGGCGAAAGGCTTCTCTGAAGTCAAGTCAAAGTGGAAGGATCTCGAAAAGAGCAATGTTGGAACCTTTTTGAGAGACTGCAGCATGATAATAATGGAAAAATGTGGTGGAGCCTCCGGTCCAATCTGGGGCAATGCTTTTTTGAGCGCTTCTAGAGCTTCGAAAGGAAAGGAGAGTCTCGAAATTGCAGACATCGCCGAACTCTTCCAGGCGATGGTAGATGGAGTACAGAAGGTCGGTAAAGCTGAACTAGGTGACAAAACTCTTCTAGATGCGCTTATCCCCTTCAAAGAATCTTTGAAGGAAAGCGCAAAGCTGAATGAACCAATAGAAGCGGCCTTTGAAAAGGCCGTAACCAGAGCAGAAGAAGGAGCCGAATCTACAAAAACGATTGTTGCGACGAAAGGAAGGGCCAGATATCTGGGCGGCAGGAGCATTGGCGCATATGACGCGGGTGCTAGAGCGGTTGCAGTCATTCTCTCAGATATTCAAAATCGCTTCTTCAACAAAACGAAGTGA
- a CDS encoding glutamine amidotransferase: MLKVFYCGDQVMLITTYVKGMNSWTDGVVHDESFHLRKALESDSEIDLTYLPTSEVQRNFPKPDELGQYDVILFSDVGTDTVIMYEDRFNNCPMGVDRLGALKKWTRDGGGFCGVGGWLSFGGMFGVAKWHKTPVEEILPVTCYPYDDRVEISEGMTPKVLKKDHPIFKGVDFDSAPPLFSGYNEVKAKPEGEVLAEHNGDPIIVTGQYGKGRTLAFATDPAPHWGRGMVEWKDYGQFWVNVVKWLGGK, translated from the coding sequence GTGCTTAAAGTATTCTATTGTGGAGATCAGGTAATGCTGATCACAACGTACGTAAAAGGTATGAATTCCTGGACAGATGGAGTTGTACATGATGAAAGTTTCCATCTGAGAAAGGCTCTTGAATCGGATTCTGAAATCGATCTGACTTACTTGCCTACAAGCGAGGTCCAGAGAAACTTCCCGAAGCCGGACGAGCTTGGACAGTACGACGTGATACTTTTCAGCGACGTTGGTACAGATACGGTAATAATGTACGAAGACAGATTTAACAACTGCCCCATGGGGGTCGACAGACTTGGTGCACTGAAGAAATGGACGCGTGATGGCGGCGGCTTCTGTGGTGTAGGCGGCTGGCTATCCTTTGGAGGCATGTTTGGAGTAGCCAAGTGGCACAAGACTCCCGTTGAGGAGATACTTCCCGTCACCTGTTATCCATACGACGACAGAGTCGAAATTTCCGAAGGTATGACTCCTAAAGTCCTCAAGAAAGACCATCCGATCTTCAAGGGAGTAGACTTCGATTCGGCTCCCCCTCTCTTCTCCGGATACAACGAAGTAAAGGCAAAGCCCGAAGGAGAAGTCCTGGCAGAACACAACGGAGATCCAATAATCGTGACCGGTCAGTATGGAAAGGGTAGAACGCTTGCATTCGCAACCGATCCAGCTCCTCACTGGGGCCGCGGGATGGTCGAATGGAAGGATTACGGTCAATTCTGGGTAAATGTGGTGAAGTGGCTTGGAGGCAAATAA
- a CDS encoding dihydroxyacetone kinase subunit DhaK translates to MKKIINSTDNLITEMLDGIVMAFPKDFKRVEGFDKALITPRAPVKNKVGIATGGGSGHLPLFLGYIGENLLDGAAVGDVFSSPSAETMLAITKVIDSGKGVLYLYGNYGGDIMNFDMAAEMAEEEGIRVETSIGCDDVASAPADDAGSRRGIAGLIFAYKIAGAKAATGASLEEVKETTDRALNVIRTMGVALSPCTIPAVGLPTFEIGDDEMEIGMGIHGERGIKREKLKSADEIASFMTGRVIDDLPFESGDEVAVLINGLGATAPQELYVTFRKVKEILDLKKINIYKSFVGEYATSMEMKGLSITLFKLDREFKELLDMPVHSPMLLQQF, encoded by the coding sequence ATGAAGAAGATCATTAACTCCACTGACAATTTGATCACGGAAATGCTCGATGGAATTGTTATGGCCTTCCCAAAGGATTTCAAGAGAGTCGAAGGCTTTGACAAAGCCTTGATCACACCAAGAGCACCCGTGAAAAACAAGGTAGGCATCGCAACCGGTGGCGGTTCAGGTCACCTGCCACTCTTCCTGGGATATATTGGCGAAAACCTTCTCGACGGCGCCGCAGTCGGCGACGTATTCTCATCGCCTTCGGCCGAGACTATGCTTGCGATCACAAAGGTTATCGACAGCGGGAAAGGCGTTCTCTATTTGTATGGAAACTACGGCGGAGACATCATGAACTTCGACATGGCCGCAGAAATGGCAGAAGAAGAGGGAATCCGGGTTGAAACGAGTATCGGTTGTGACGATGTGGCATCGGCCCCGGCAGATGATGCCGGTTCAAGAAGAGGAATAGCAGGGCTGATCTTCGCATATAAGATTGCCGGCGCAAAGGCTGCCACGGGTGCCTCTCTTGAAGAAGTAAAAGAAACAACCGACAGAGCTCTGAATGTTATCAGAACAATGGGAGTCGCCCTTTCACCATGCACGATTCCTGCAGTCGGATTGCCTACTTTTGAGATTGGCGATGATGAAATGGAAATCGGAATGGGCATTCATGGAGAGCGAGGTATAAAGCGTGAAAAACTCAAGAGTGCCGACGAGATTGCTAGTTTCATGACGGGGAGAGTAATCGACGATCTTCCATTCGAATCGGGAGACGAGGTTGCAGTGCTTATCAACGGGCTAGGTGCGACAGCACCTCAGGAACTCTATGTTACCTTCAGAAAGGTCAAGGAGATACTCGATCTGAAGAAAATCAATATATACAAGTCATTCGTGGGAGAATACGCAACTTCAATGGAGATGAAAGGTCTTTCGATAACTCTCTTCAAACTTGACAGGGAATTCAAAGAGCTCCTAGATATGCCGGTTCATTCGCCGATGCTTCTGCAGCAATTCTGA
- the dhaL gene encoding dihydroxyacetone kinase subunit DhaL, which produces MKEAISAAKISEILLGACNSLEKNHIDEFRALDAAIGDGDLGITIRKGCTAIIETLKTFQTEDTGALIKKCGIQFNQANPSTFGVLTASAFIEGGKKVSGKESLTLDEIAGMFRAALEGIMKRGKAKTGEKTMLDALEPAVEVLEKAASEDKSIKEAFEKAAEAAKDGLERTKDMEAKKGRAKAFGSRTVGEQDPGATVVYRFLREVSEELNKS; this is translated from the coding sequence ATGAAAGAAGCCATTAGTGCAGCAAAGATCTCAGAGATTCTCTTAGGTGCCTGCAATTCACTTGAAAAGAACCATATCGATGAATTTAGAGCTCTTGACGCTGCCATAGGTGACGGAGATCTAGGCATCACTATAAGAAAGGGCTGTACAGCGATAATCGAAACACTAAAGACTTTTCAGACTGAGGATACTGGGGCTCTGATAAAGAAGTGTGGAATTCAGTTTAATCAGGCAAATCCCTCCACCTTCGGAGTTCTGACCGCAAGCGCGTTCATTGAGGGAGGCAAGAAGGTTTCGGGAAAGGAATCTCTCACTCTGGATGAAATCGCCGGTATGTTCAGGGCTGCACTAGAGGGAATTATGAAGAGAGGAAAGGCAAAGACGGGAGAAAAAACGATGCTCGATGCTCTTGAACCCGCTGTGGAAGTTCTTGAAAAGGCCGCTTCTGAAGACAAATCGATTAAGGAAGCCTTCGAGAAAGCTGCAGAGGCCGCAAAAGATGGACTGGAAAGAACTAAGGACATGGAAGCAAAGAAGGGTAGAGCGAAAGCATTCGGCAGCCGCACGGTCGGCGAGCAGGATCCCGGAGCAACAGTTGTTTACCGCTTTCTGAGGGAAGTTTCAGAAGAACTAAACAAATCTTGA
- a CDS encoding sugar ABC transporter substrate-binding protein yields MKKRFIISILVIMVLALSSMTFAGTEYAKDVTVAICGHGLEAESCQRDFQQVKIECAHRDWEFIDAMTVRDPAQQRETMETLIQKKVDAIVIIYWDMEAIADLILKATEEGIGVYCVDTEVKPGVIVSCTQNNAVAGALMSYWGIQRLNERGKVAIFSGKWHIMRRRAYVAATLFERDWPAIELVAEEFLPLVGYEDSAFNVAVNWMTKYGNDLDWIFAGWDTPGQYAARAIEQAGFDKDDIFVTGIDGGSAVYSMIRSGSPFVATVSQPFEYYVHTVFEVINQVEMGIGPDHPDSLVPPGRVIYATPYVTDETNVPEPGSSIHAVFGYYGMDPDDPDAWFNWQDAGGPYKIQ; encoded by the coding sequence ATGAAGAAGCGTTTTATTATTTCGATTCTTGTAATCATGGTTCTAGCGCTTTCAAGTATGACGTTCGCAGGAACTGAATATGCGAAAGACGTGACGGTCGCAATCTGTGGGCATGGACTTGAGGCAGAATCCTGTCAGAGAGATTTCCAGCAGGTGAAGATCGAATGCGCTCACAGGGATTGGGAGTTTATCGATGCAATGACCGTAAGAGATCCAGCCCAGCAGCGTGAAACTATGGAGACCTTGATCCAGAAGAAAGTAGATGCCATCGTAATCATCTACTGGGACATGGAAGCTATCGCAGACCTCATTCTCAAAGCAACCGAAGAGGGTATTGGTGTCTACTGTGTTGACACTGAAGTTAAGCCTGGAGTCATTGTCAGTTGTACACAGAATAACGCCGTTGCCGGAGCTCTAATGAGTTACTGGGGAATCCAGAGGCTAAACGAGAGAGGGAAAGTGGCGATTTTCAGTGGTAAGTGGCATATTATGAGACGAAGAGCCTATGTCGCCGCAACGCTCTTCGAAAGAGATTGGCCGGCCATTGAGCTTGTTGCCGAAGAATTTCTACCTCTCGTTGGATACGAAGACAGCGCTTTCAACGTTGCAGTCAACTGGATGACAAAGTATGGAAATGACCTCGACTGGATATTTGCCGGTTGGGACACTCCCGGTCAGTACGCCGCACGTGCAATTGAACAGGCGGGATTCGACAAGGACGATATTTTCGTTACCGGTATTGATGGAGGTTCGGCCGTTTACTCTATGATAAGAAGTGGATCTCCATTTGTTGCCACAGTAAGTCAGCCATTCGAATACTACGTTCACACAGTATTTGAAGTCATCAACCAGGTAGAAATGGGAATTGGTCCTGATCATCCAGACTCTCTCGTACCTCCGGGAAGAGTCATCTATGCAACTCCGTACGTAACAGATGAGACAAATGTTCCCGAACCAGGAAGTTCTATCCACGCTGTTTTTGGTTATTACGGAATGGATCCCGACGACCCAGATGCATGGTTCAACTGGCAAGACGCTGGCGGTCCATACAAGATTCAGTAA